The window CAGGCCGGCTTGCAGGCATTACCCGCATCGCTGATGGAAGCCTCGCGTACGCTGGGAAAGTCCGATACGATCACCCTGCTTCGTGTGCTGCTGCCCAACATCAAGCCCGCGCTGCTGTCGGGCGTGGTGCTCAGTTTTGCCCACACCGTCGGCGAATTCGGCGTCATCCTGATGATAGGCGGGAATATCCCGGGAGTGACCAAGGTAGCGTCGATCGCCATCTACGACGAAGTGGAAAGCCTGAACTATGCGGCGGCAAACTTCTATGCGGCGGTACTATTCACTGTGACTTTCGCGATCCTTCTGACCGTGTATATCGTGAACAAGAAGCTGGTCAAGGCCGGGGGCTGAATGATAGATATCACCCTCGCGCATACGCTGCATGGCGCTGGTGGATCATGGCAACTGTCGATCGAAACCCGTATTGCCAGCGGTAGTTTCGCTGCACTGTTCGGCCCCTCGGGCGCGGGCAAGACCACCATCCTGCGCATGCTCGCGGGTCTTGCCAGGCCGGCAAGCGGACGCATCGTCGTTGATGACACGATCTGGTTCGACAGTGCGGCTGGAATCAATCTGCCGCCGCAAAAACGCTCGATCGGTTTCCTGTTCCAGGATTACGCGCTGTTTCCCAATCTTAGCGTGCGCGGCAACATCGCCTATGCGCTCGACCGGCGCGACGATGCCTGGGTCGACGAATTACTGGCATTGACCGGCCTGACGCAGCTGGCGGCGCGCTTGCCGGCCACCTTGTCGGGCGGTCAGAAGCAGCGCGTGGCGCTGGCCCGCGCCGTCGCACGCCGGCCACGCCTGCTCTTGCTCGATGAACCGCTGTCCGCGCTGGATATGCGGCTGCGCGCCGAGTTGCAGGACGAGCTGGCTGCGCTGCACCGCCGCTTCGGCCTGACGACGCTGCTGGTCAGCCATGACATCGGCGAAGTATTCAAGCTGGCGCAGCATGTGATGCAGTTAGAAGCGGGTCGCATTCTTGCGTCCGGCTCGCCGGCCGAAGTGTTCCTGCAAAACCGTTTGTCGGGACAACTCAATTTGCGAGCGCAAGTCCTGGCCGTGCGCCAGGAGGAAGTCGTGCATATCGTGACGCTGCTGGTAGGGCAGGAAATTCTGGAAGTGCTGGTTTCCGACGACGAAGCTGCCTTGCTTAAGCCGGGAGATCATGTTGCCATGTCGGCCAAGACATTGAGTCCTTATCTATTCAAGGTCGACTGATACGCGATTCCATAGATTGCCTGAGTGCGTCTTACCGTGCCGGACGCATTTTGCTGCCCTTTCCCGCTTGCAGGAAAGGGCAGGCGTCAACCATGTTTAGAGCAGTTTCACCCTGACTGTGCCGTCGATGCCGGACGCTTTGCCCGCGGCACCGCGTTGCGACTCCTTGCCATGGCCCGCCATGTCGCGGCGCCGCGCCTTGTTCCACAGGCAAATCGCCTCGGCCTCGCCTGGCAAGTCAGAGTGAAACTGCTCTAGCGAACAAACCTTCCATCCTTGCCTATCATCGTCAGCTCGACAAATTCACTGCCGGTATGATCGTTGGGACCATAGGTCACCATCAAACCGCCGAAGTCCACACGCTGCATCGACTCCAGCGCACGGAT is drawn from Noviherbaspirillum saxi and contains these coding sequences:
- a CDS encoding ABC transporter ATP-binding protein; the protein is MIDITLAHTLHGAGGSWQLSIETRIASGSFAALFGPSGAGKTTILRMLAGLARPASGRIVVDDTIWFDSAAGINLPPQKRSIGFLFQDYALFPNLSVRGNIAYALDRRDDAWVDELLALTGLTQLAARLPATLSGGQKQRVALARAVARRPRLLLLDEPLSALDMRLRAELQDELAALHRRFGLTTLLVSHDIGEVFKLAQHVMQLEAGRILASGSPAEVFLQNRLSGQLNLRAQVLAVRQEEVVHIVTLLVGQEILEVLVSDDEAALLKPGDHVAMSAKTLSPYLFKVD
- the modB gene encoding molybdate ABC transporter permease subunit, with product MNHDWEPLLLTFRLAALTTLILLVIGIPLAYWVANTRTRFKPVIETLISMPLVLPPSVLGFYLLLAFSPQNAFGQWLEQWFHVRLVFSFAGLVIGSVIFSLPFMVHPIQAGLQALPASLMEASRTLGKSDTITLLRVLLPNIKPALLSGVVLSFAHTVGEFGVILMIGGNIPGVTKVASIAIYDEVESLNYAAANFYAAVLFTVTFAILLTVYIVNKKLVKAGG